The genomic DNA ctcttgCATGTCGTGCTTAGTTTAACTTTTGTCAAAACTGATTAATTTATCACAGTAACTAATACATTTCAATCCAAGTTCAATATTAGATATCAATGCAAATACCATCAAtgattgtcatttttattaaaacgcatccccaaaaaaacaacaatgttttGGAAGGATGCAACTGCTGATGgctaattttgttttataaaaaggaaaatgacGTACATGCCAACAGAGGCACAAAACCTAGCCATGCCAAGGCCACCAGTGCGTAGTGTAACCAGTATCTGATGGCTGTTCCAATACTAATGAGGAGGCCAGTAAAGATGTCCCACACAGGCAGGCGAGTTGGCATGTCAGGAGAGTAGACTAGAGAGAAACAAGAGGAAAGTGGGAGGTAAAATTGAGATGATtgtggaaaaacagaaaagatgaTCAAAATGAGTCACATAGAGATAATGGGACTGTTGATGCATTGAACTTGTTCAAGAAAAGTAAATAACTTACCTGGTGTAAATTCAAACTTGTGTTGGCATAATTCACAATATTCTTTTCTGCTGTGTTCCAGCCACTGCAATAGGCTGTAAGGTCAGAAAGGACAACTAATGAGTTTGCCCAGTTTATCCCATGAAAACTTTACATCAAGCCAGAAATGTACTCTATTCAATGATTTCAAACATTTCCACAATTCATCCCGCCTTAAATGTGACTTCTCTCTAtcatttaacttttaatttgcatttgGTTGCTGTGTTTGTTAACTGTGCTGTTGCATTTAAACTATAATAAGGCATCATCCATAAAAAGTCCCCTCTCCATTGCAATCTCACAATTCAAATGGAATTAAAGACAGTGGGGAAGTGAAGGACTTGAACGCACCATTCCTGATGGATGAACTTGATGCTGCCTGTGCAAACACAAGGGTAGTAGAGGGGTTTGTCCAGACTCCCTTCTGCACGACACACCCGACAGATGTCGACTATCGGGGGCACAAACAGACATATTAACATGCCGTGAGAGCTCATCAAAGTtatttcattaataataatctgggcactttgtatttcatcaactgatggggggaaaaaacacaacatgtctTGAGATTTAAACGCCCGGAGGCTGTCATCAGAACCAACATCAGCTTGAGGCTATGCAGCTGAGACTTATTTGGGATAATAACAATGTGTCTTCCAGGCTTAAAACGTGACAAATCCTTGGATTATATGTATAATTAAAGTTCAGACTAGAATAACTATAAACAGGCAAATAATACCAGTTATGAGGCTGCCTTTACATGAATTGTTGCGATTTAATTCCTCTTTAGAATATCACAAATTATGACGAACGAAGATCAGGACGATTCCCTTCCTGTAGAATTAATTAAACATGAGAAATTAGTTACTTTATGTTCATTATTCCTTAAATTAACGCAAATACAACCGGCTAGTGGTTGTCACTGGTTAATTCAAATATGTAGAATACATCCGTGGAATTAATGAGTttaaactaaaaaagaaaaaaaaaaccccgctaATTTCATTCAACTCATTAAAAAGGACGTGGAAAAATTTAGAAAGGTTGACTTTTATATGGTTTTCTCCAAAAATAACCCAACTTTAGAAACTAATGtttgtcaaataaaacaaactttacCGTCAGTCCAGAACCCCAGACAGACACCGGGGGGACGTTCGGGCTAGTtggcatgctaatgctaattagcGAGCGTCTCTTTTCTCCTTGTAaacactttttaacatttagttCACAGGATAGAAATTGTCACAACAAATAGTCCCGTTTTCATTAGAACAGGTTCCAGTGAGCAGTTCAGACTGACAACTTGGTACTTTAGTTTTAATACAATGTCAGTTAGCTTAGTTACCTTCGGGAACGGTGTCCATCTTGACTCGGTGGTGAGGCGGTGATGCTCCACAGTACTGAAGTCCACTTTGACAGCGACCTACCCACGGGAAAACATTTCACGACAGCGTGTAACTCAACTTCCGACCAGCTTTTATAGGAGTTCCTgtttcacaatttaaaaaaacagcatttttactCCCAAACTCTGCATCAGCGGGTCGGGATACTGATACGTATATATTGTATACACACGCTCAGGGCAACACGTGGTCGTGCCGTATTTAACCACTTGATGTCGCCCACGAGCAATTATCCAAATTCCACACGCTGATTGAAGACAAAGCAACGCTGCACCGTTAGATTTAACCTCGCTCATTTCTGTCAACAATGAGGAATATTCAAACCATTTAAAAATGGTCTGAATGTTTATTTGTGCTattgttcttattttatttatttcaagaaaaattttcAGAGCAGAGGCAACAACATAATTATCTTCAATAATCTCTCCCAGTACTTTCAATATAAGATCCCTGTGGATCTAGGATTCCTCCTCTTTGTGCGATTATGTTTTCGCAGATCAATTTCTCGTTGCCTTTTTGTCACATTCAAAACATTGACATAAAAACATTATTCAGCTAATTTTAACTTGGATAACTTTGCTCCTTCAACTTTTATAAAGCAGCATATTTTATCTTCTAGTTTTGCCTTCCTCAGTGCAGCATGtctatttttcatcattttgcatAAATTGCCATAGAAGCAAGGTagattatttttgatttaaaattttttcTCAACACATTAAATCACAGAATTTTGTTGGTGAAAGTGTTACACCCATAGTTCAGATCATCAGAGGATAATACATAATCCCACTTCAAACTGTCGATTTCACTTGCAAATTCTTCTTGTTTAGCTCTTGGTATGCTCTGATAGATTTTTGTCTTGTTGGCTGTGGTCCTAAATCTATAGTATTTTTGAGCAACTTGCTAGCACACAAAGTTAAAACTATGATCAAATAGGCTGGTGATATATTAAGTTTCAACctttaattctattttttatgGTTTGTGGTAAATATTGAGTCATTTGGTGAATTTGAGCATCGTAATCCTCATTGAGCCTTTTACTAGTTGCTTACTAGTCTCAATAGGTGAAATTTTTCAGCAGTTATTTCTAGATTTTCCCCTTGGATTGAGCCTccaaatttacattaaaatcaaccaaaagcaGTAGATCTTTTGTGTGATTGTACTTTCATCTGCAAGCTGATCATAAAAAGTGTCATTTGTAGAGGGAGGCCTATAGACAACTATGATGTTAAAAGACATTTGTTTGGACAAAGTTTTTTCTCAACATATTCCAAAATGTCACCCGCTTAATAAACCAcactttcatatttaatatcttctcacttaaaaaagaaataaattacaatgTCCACGTACATGAACTGCACGCTGTAGCTTGCTCATGCCTGAGCTAGATCCATGATTTTGTTTTACTAAAATGGGCTGAACCTGTGTCAGAATAAGTTATAGCCCACATAGAAAGTGATCGATTACCATGAAACTGGGTGAAAAGGTCCTGTAGCAGAAAATTATTGAACTTTGGGGTtccaggagagaaaaaaaacatgagacaTTTTCTTAAATAACTATGAAATCGTTTAAAATACCAGTATGCTTTGAAGTCCTACACAGGAAGGTTCTTGTTGCCAAGAGTCATATCATGAGGGTGAAACTTTGATTACATGTAATGATGAAGAGATAAGCTGAGCTACTTTGGCAGAGGTCTGTGTAAATAAGGAGCTAttctcatttcctctttttaacCCATACTAATCTTGTGAATTTCTTCAAAAACTTTTGTATTCCTGCTGCACACATTTGGATAAATATACATGTCTGCTAACAGCGAAGCACACTCAATATATTACTAATAAGCCTGTGCTGAgtttctttttccacttttttcatGTGCACTCTTCATATTTGGAcattaaatgtacaaaaacacaacatttgtgGCAGAAATAATATAGCAGTCACTCCCAGACATTTTAAAGTCCACTGGAAAAGGAAACGTACTCCACTGCATGaattccagaacattaaaacagaaaaacatatgATTGTCAGCAATATCATGTTTGTGAATCTGCCATGTCATCATTGTCAGCTGTTGTTCTCCTTTCCATGTCACGTTGCTGgtgtaatttaaatgtcttgGCGTCATACATCCATACAGTATCAATGCCCTCGCCAGCAGTAGCTTCAGGGACCCAAGTAGGGAAGGGAAAACGGCACGCCACCACTGTCGCTGTATTTGGTAACTCTTTTGCCAGCTTCAGTTCCAGCTGCTCCATCTGTGTGGAAAGCAGTAACAAAGATGTCAAAATTAAAACCTCGGGATTCAATAAAGGTAAACCGGCAAATAAAAGCATCACTGCACCAGCTAAACATTCCGTCTTTGAAGTTCTGTTTTTAACACACCTGTAtgaacagctgtttgttttcaaaGTCTACATTTGTCTCAGATTTACTGAATGATGCTATATCTCGCCATGAAtgaataatatactgtacaaaatTGAGTGTCAGTCTTTTAAGGAGTTAAGTGGTATAAGTGTTAAGATATTACAACCCCCTACATGTCAATAAAATTGCTGTTAGACAAACTCACCATTTGAGGGACTCCAAAAATGACCACATTTGTGTACTGAGCAAAACTGACCTATCAAAAGAATCAGAAATATTAGAAttgacaaaatgaaaagtgaCCCTTGCgttcaacatttttgtctttgggataacacatttgtgtgtgtttttcagagcTCTTAGAGCATTTGAGATCGGCCCATTGGGTCAAGCTGTATGTGAAAACAACCTGCCTGATTCAGAATGAAAACACTTGTAGTTTGTTTACATTTGTAAAGCAGTGATGCTACCAACCAGACAAGTTCATTATAGCGAGATTACAAGTTTGGTGTGATTTTAAAAACTAACCCACCAATAAGTCAATCTGTTGATCATGAAATCTACTCTGGAGTGATCCAAGTACATGAAGACAATTGCACATTAATGCACCCTGAATCATTCATGTGTAAGATAGCTCATACAGTATGTGGCTTTTGTTCAGTTTAATGAAACTAAAAACACTTTCCACATGGGTCCTGATGGTATACTATTGAGGAGTGGCAAATGAGTATGATTTAGCAACAATTCCGTGTGTGAATGTCTTCTCCTCTTGGTTTATTTCCTGTATAAGCAGGAAATAGGCCAAAATGTATCCATTTACCATTTTGTTCCTTATGTCCAGAACATACAAGCCCTGTTACGGGTGTGAAAACACCAAAAGAAATGCAAGACATGAATTACTACAGTAGAAAATATGCACTTACAAATAAGTGGCTCACACAGTACCACACTGATCAGGTTTGACTAACCTTCCACAAGTCCGAGATGTGGAAGGACGTGGAGCGGTGGACTCCCTGTCTCCAGGCGTTATAGCGAGAATACCACACCAGCCATGGGTTCAATTCCAATCCCGATGCCTGAAATCCACGTTTGGCTGCTGCTATCACCTAcagagggaatgaaaatgaactgAAGATCAATGTATCAGCATTTCAGGCTGAACTGATTCATGTCAGTTTGATGAAACACAGTTCCTTTCTGTCACGTTTCTTTACCACACCTAACAAGTTCGACTTAGCTGGCACATTAGTGAACTACAGTTTAAGCTGTATTTGTTTGAGATGTAACTATTATGTCAAAACGAGATGCAGGACGTGTACTCTTGGTAAGAACTACCTGCTCTAATGAGATCAAAATCTGACATATCTGCTGTTTATGTAAAGAAATTTACATAAACAGCGACCTGGTGAACATTTTTGTGGACAGGAAGTTCAATGACATTGTACCTTTTTACAATACTGTATAAGGTTTCACAGCAAGAGTGAAGCTTTTTGAGATTGACTGACTAACCTAATATGGGTGAGTTTGAACTCAACCTATTAGCACAAGGATGTAATTGGAATTCCTACTTACTCACATGCATTCAGCCAAGTCAAATAGTACTTATCTGACAGTCTGGTTGGTATGGTATCATCAACTTCCCTAACCTTGGAGATGGTAAGACAACAGCCCACTTACTATTCTTCCATCTCCACTCCCGATGTCCACCAGGGAGCCTGACCTGGCTCGCAGCACCATGAGGACATTTTCCACCTGAGCTGTGGTCGCTGGGACAAACGGCAGGCAGACTTTTCTCAGTGCAGGAGCGATGAAAGGAGCAGACACGGCGTACAGGGCGGCCACCGAGCCCCCCAGCACCCCCACAACGACGAGCCCCAGTCGGCTCCTGCTCTTTTTCACCGGGACATCGCTGTCAAACTGCTCTGCAGACGCTGTGCCGACAATAAGCTCATTTTGTGACATGGTACTAGCTTAATGGAGAAGTTATAAACAATACATGTCATGAACCAAAAACTAGCTTAAAATGACCTTAATGTGCAACAAAAAGTGAAAGTCACAATAGAAATAGTTTATAAGTCTGCAGCTGCTCATTTTATAAGTTGCTAACCCGCAAAATCAAGAGAAATGCTTGGAAATCAAGATTCGTAGTTGAAGCAGCGTCTCGACCCTGACGAGCATTTCCCGTGCAGCGTTATTATAGATCCGACTGATTGAGAGGGCAGCTACATGGGTTCCGCATTGCTTTCGTTCCTAGGTGGGCGCTACAGCCCCACTCAGATACAGTATcacacagcaagaaggttccgcgTTCGATTCCTTTGTGTGCATAGGTGGAGAcgtgtctggggtgtaccccgcctctctcCCCTAGGCAGCTTGGATcggctccagcagacccctgACCAGCAAGTGATTACTAATAACTGTCATCTCTtctataagaaaatggatggatggatggacatgcAAATAGGGATTAAAGGTATTAAAATCCTACAGTGACATACAGACTAAAGGAAAATAagatgtttattaaaacaattaaacagAGACACTTTTCAGCCAGAAAACATAGGATCAGTCAAATTGAAAGACTGAttgatgtaactaataatgaaAAATACTCCCAAACAGACCAAAAGTCAGTGAATACATATTTCAacaattttcagtgttttgagTCCACTGAGTATCTCgttttcagaattttttcacAGACCATATTTATGCATTGATTTCAAATGAGTGATAAGTATATTTCAATAGTTAGTTAgtaagttagttagttagttagtgcTTTGGTGTTCCAATAAactacaaatatataaataacttTACAATAAAACCATTCATTGATAAGATTATCTAAAGTCTGAGGCTGTCACGGACCACAAACCTCAATCAAAACAAGGAACAAAAAGAAACGTGACATGCCCCATTTTGTCGGAATTCAGTTGATTCGATATTTATGCATAGAAATACATAATAATTAAATCTTTGTCCCTCATAACACTAAAGCTGTGCCACATTCAAGGTGTAAAGGAATTGGAACTAAATACTTAGAATGGGGTACAGTATTTCATATAATTCATAATTGCAAATACGTTTTTCACCATTTCAAGTCCCCACTACATATACTCTTTAAAACCTTAAATTGGAATATGTAAAACTGCAACTGTATCTAAGAAACcggcagaatttttttttgatgtctAAAGAAATATTAGGGCTTCCATTTTCAAGAGAAAGAAATGAggtgattttatatttttactatatatgtttttaatctttatttattaaaagtcATTAGACAGTGTACAGTGAACAGTGTGCTCCTGTCCTAATGAGTCATGGTGCATCTGATGGGGATGCATGTGTTGCTGGCTGGTGGTGGGACCATCATCCATCATtagatcctcctcctcctcttctggcCCGTAATCTCCTGCCCCATCCTGAGAATAGCTATGCTTCATCACTAGGATGCTTCTTCGACCTGCTGGTGTAATACGGTGGGAAAGGCGCGGTGACTGCTGGTTAACTATCACCGGTGGCGGCACCAGAGCCCCCCCATCTGATGCAATGGTGGCATCTCTCATACTCAAGTTACTGCGGCTACCGTGGATGCTGCCATGCACGCTCCCCTGCTGGGAGCCGCAATGGTGGTCACGAATGCATTTAGAGGAAGAGCGGCGGAGCTTGTGGAATTTCTCATAGTCCTCAGCCAGGCCAGCATCAGTCAGGTTGCCGGATTGGGCTCGGCGCAGAGTGCAGAGCTCATAGTGAGGAGGCTCAAAACCAGGGTGGAGTAGGGAAGGGTCAAATTCATCTCTGTGGGTAAGTGGAGAAAACATACATTATGTACTGTAcgttatacagtacagtcaTGTGAAAAAATGAAGACACCCCATTAAATTATCAGCTCTATTATGTCAATGTCTaatcttgttttcattaatttatggaaaattaagtgttttaattgcaattcaacaacaaaaattaacatGATTTTACTCGTCAAGCAAAAGATATgaacaaaaatgtgtatttattggaGGAAAACAAGACTGGACATTGACATGCAAACATTTCTTAATAAAGAGCCTTTGATTCATTCAATTttggacaaaacaaaatttaatttccaTCTGCAGTGGAAAGTTTCCACATTTCTAATCTGACAAAAACCTTTGACATGAACCTTTGGTGGTTTGGTCGTGATCAACACCTTAGAAAAATACCTGCGGATGATATATTTCTTGCGGGGCTGTTTGATCTGGATTATGATAGAGATGATAAGCAGGATGACCACCAGGCCACAGGTCACGCCGATGATAGTGAGGTTAGTGTTGTCCAGAGAGTCCAGGATGCTGGCTTTCCTCTTCTCTAGTTAAGgaaataaaatagagaaaaaaatattgtattttcctGTTCAGTCATGACAAAATATGGCTGGTGTTTCACTCCCTCAGCCTCTACATCTGGGTACCTTTGCAGTGATTCTCATCCCAAGGATAAACACAGTTCTGGATGCCATTGCAAACCAAAGTGTGGTTGATGCACATGTTGCTATGGCAAAAGAAAGTGTCTCCTTCACAGGgagctgaaaacaaaacaaaaaaaagctgaaatcaCACAGTTGTTGTGTGTTCAAATCAACACACTTCAAATACTGAAAAGAGTTTGTGCATGTTGAGACCTACAAACAACATTGTTGGTATCAGTACAGGCTCAAAATACTGTgtagttgattttatttttaaaaaattaataaaaccatCAAAGTATCAGCAGCATGATGTGATTAACATTTAACGATCTACAAATATATTTGCCATCATAAACGTATTTCAAatggaataaatgaataagatgaatgaaatgaaatgaaaagatgtgcagtgcaatgcacactggtTTGCCTTTAGCACCTAGAAGTTTATCCCTTCAGTTGTCAGTGAATGGTATTTAGTATAATAAGcagaaaatcacaaataattCACTCACGTTCATGGAAAGTTGTGAAGAGGATTCTGAATTTGCTCTTCCTACTTCCCTCGTCTGCCCACAGTCTGATCACACCCACAGAGGATACCAGCATGACATCATTGGCCACCGTGGAGCAGAACTTGTTCTTAAGGTGCTCGACTGAGCTGCTTCCATCATAGATAGCGACAAAATTACGCTTGCACTCATTTGAATTATGCATTTCATACTCCAGGAATCGCATGTAGATCTGTGGGCAGGAGGTCGAGCATGATCAAATAATATGCAAACAATCAAATGATCCTACAATGCATATGTGAAACCGAATTCTTTCAGTTTCtgaaattttgaattttaatataataaCCTTTGGTCCCCATTTTTGGGTCCATGAAAATTGCATTATTAAAACTTGCATGAAGAAAGAACCCGCAAATACATGGAATATGTCAAAGTTCAATTTATGAGGAGGGGGGTTACATGTAttgaatgaaaatttaaattatgCGGTGagcatttatatacagtatttaaattaaaactaagACTACTATAAAGCAATCTTGAAAGTCTTCTAAATTTCTTGTGCTTGAAAAATGACAATGTGAACATAAG from Antennarius striatus isolate MH-2024 chromosome 18, ASM4005453v1, whole genome shotgun sequence includes the following:
- the atpsckmt gene encoding ATP synthase subunit C lysine N-methyltransferase isoform X1, with the protein product MSQNELIVGTASAEQFDSDVPVKKSRSRLGLVVVGVLGGSVAALYAVSAPFIAPALRKVCLPFVPATTAQVENVLMVLRARSGSLVDIGSGDGRIVIAAAKRGFQASGLELNPWLVWYSRYNAWRQGVHRSTSFHISDLWKVSFAQYTNVVIFGVPQMMEQLELKLAKELPNTATVVACRFPFPTWVPEATAGEGIDTVWMYDAKTFKLHQQRDMERRTTADNDDMADSQT
- the LOC137612330 gene encoding neuropilin and tolloid-like protein 1 — protein: MVHKLLLPIAFAASLITPEMSGASTTKTKAQVKNNSGVTPAGQCGTWIKEPDGGFFTSPNYPEKYPPEKECVYIIEASPRQCIDLFFDDKYSIEPSWDCKFDHIEVRDGPFGFSTLIGRYCGQESPAYVHSSGRYLYIKFVADGELEAIGFSARYNFTQDPEFKDLGELPALPFCDFELGGPEGIVESTQISIEGRALQTEAVDCRWYIKAPANARIYMRFLEYEMHNSNECKRNFVAIYDGSSSVEHLKNKFCSTVANDVMLVSSVGVIRLWADEGSRKSKFRILFTTFHEPPCEGDTFFCHSNMCINHTLVCNGIQNCVYPWDENHCKEKRKASILDSLDNTNLTIIGVTCGLVVILLIISIIIQIKQPRKKYIIRRDEFDPSLLHPGFEPPHYELCTLRRAQSGNLTDAGLAEDYEKFHKLRRSSSKCIRDHHCGSQQGSVHGSIHGSRSNLSMRDATIASDGGALVPPPVIVNQQSPRLSHRITPAGRRSILVMKHSYSQDGAGDYGPEEEEEDLMMDDGPTTSQQHMHPHQMHHDSLGQEHTVHCTLSNDF
- the atpsckmt gene encoding ATP synthase subunit C lysine N-methyltransferase isoform X2, with the translated sequence MSQNELIVGTASAEQFDSDVPVKKSRSRLGLVVVGVLGGSVAALYAVSAPFIAPALRKVCLPFVPATTAQVENVLMVLRARSGSLVDIGSGDGRIVIAAAKRGFQASGLELNPWLVWYSRYNAWRQGVHRSTSFHISDLWKMEQLELKLAKELPNTATVVACRFPFPTWVPEATAGEGIDTVWMYDAKTFKLHQQRDMERRTTADNDDMADSQT